One window of Mangrovibacterium diazotrophicum genomic DNA carries:
- a CDS encoding acetyl/propionyl/methylcrotonyl-CoA carboxylase subunit alpha, whose protein sequence is MRRRFHKILIANRGEIAVRIVRTARRLGIRTVAVYALDDEQSLHVALADEAFLLEGSLLAETYLNQQKLVELAKQAGADAIHPGYGFLSENAAFSALVEAAGIAFIGATPEQIKLMGEKTRAIDFVKKLGVPVLPGLRGTVDEILENIGQLDFPVLVKAAAGGGGKGMQIVSKADDLAAALEQAQRQALEYFSNGELFVEKYLPQARHVEVQLMGDGAGNAVHLFERDCSLQRRYQKVVEEAPAANLSDETRVSLHQNALAIVKASEYRGAGTIEFLVDEQQNCWFLEMNTRLQVEHPVTEMITGLDLVEWQLEIAAGNGLPLAQDDIQACGHAIEVRICAEDPAHHFVPSSGTITAVQYSEQARWDSFVSEGCQLSPAYDSMLGKLVVYGATREQAIAEMSRSLDLLLLGGIKTNQAFLKVLVQQEAFRKMTVHTKYIEQNLSELLAQLEVRRTEVSPAVPAVAYILHHFYSVEDGSNELGYWRLNPNFEIEVDGQAVQLLVRKQKKGYLFQYKNEPLFVSAVLYNNYCVSFNLNGKKQDVFWNEKKNLTEIQSQTFRFELKSKQVPGKVSLNRQTSTLNGELQSRIVADLFGKVVDVFVAPGDQLIKGQNLLVIESMKTEFTIQSPVDAVVKNIHVTKGKIVQDKEILVDLEARS, encoded by the coding sequence TTGAGACGAAGATTTCATAAAATACTCATTGCCAACCGGGGCGAAATCGCCGTTCGGATTGTCCGTACGGCCCGCCGACTAGGAATTCGCACGGTGGCTGTTTACGCGTTGGATGACGAGCAATCGCTTCATGTGGCTTTGGCCGATGAGGCTTTTTTGTTGGAAGGAAGCCTGTTAGCTGAGACTTATTTGAATCAGCAAAAATTGGTTGAACTGGCGAAACAGGCCGGAGCTGATGCTATTCATCCGGGCTACGGATTCTTATCGGAGAATGCAGCTTTTTCAGCATTGGTTGAAGCGGCTGGTATCGCGTTTATAGGCGCAACTCCGGAACAGATTAAATTGATGGGCGAGAAAACCCGCGCCATCGATTTTGTGAAGAAATTGGGAGTGCCGGTTTTGCCGGGGCTTCGTGGAACTGTTGACGAAATTCTCGAAAATATCGGGCAACTTGATTTCCCCGTTTTGGTGAAAGCAGCTGCTGGTGGCGGAGGCAAAGGCATGCAGATCGTAAGTAAGGCTGATGATTTGGCCGCAGCTTTGGAGCAGGCGCAACGTCAGGCTTTGGAGTACTTTTCCAATGGCGAGCTATTCGTTGAAAAGTATTTGCCTCAGGCACGTCACGTGGAGGTGCAGCTGATGGGCGATGGAGCCGGAAATGCCGTTCATCTTTTCGAGCGCGATTGCAGCTTGCAGCGCCGTTACCAGAAAGTTGTGGAAGAAGCGCCAGCCGCGAACTTGTCGGACGAAACGAGAGTCAGTCTGCATCAAAATGCTTTGGCAATTGTAAAAGCATCGGAATACCGCGGAGCAGGAACAATTGAGTTTTTGGTGGATGAGCAGCAAAACTGTTGGTTCCTCGAGATGAATACCCGCCTGCAGGTTGAGCATCCGGTGACTGAAATGATCACCGGTTTGGATTTGGTGGAATGGCAATTGGAGATTGCCGCCGGAAATGGTCTGCCGTTGGCACAGGATGATATTCAGGCGTGCGGACATGCAATCGAAGTTCGTATTTGCGCCGAAGATCCGGCACATCACTTCGTTCCTTCATCGGGAACAATTACAGCCGTTCAATACTCGGAACAGGCGCGCTGGGATAGCTTCGTTTCGGAAGGATGTCAGCTTTCGCCTGCCTACGACAGCATGCTTGGTAAGCTGGTCGTTTACGGCGCAACCCGCGAGCAGGCGATTGCGGAAATGAGTCGTTCGCTGGATTTGCTTTTGCTGGGCGGCATTAAAACTAACCAGGCTTTTTTGAAAGTCTTGGTTCAACAGGAAGCATTCCGTAAGATGACCGTTCATACAAAATATATTGAACAAAATTTATCTGAGCTGTTGGCCCAGTTGGAGGTTCGCAGAACGGAAGTTTCTCCGGCGGTACCGGCGGTCGCATACATTTTGCATCACTTTTATAGTGTTGAGGATGGTTCAAATGAATTGGGCTACTGGCGATTAAATCCGAATTTTGAGATCGAGGTTGACGGCCAGGCAGTGCAGCTTCTGGTTCGAAAACAGAAAAAAGGATATTTATTTCAGTACAAAAATGAACCGCTTTTCGTCAGCGCTGTTCTTTACAATAATTATTGCGTTTCTTTTAACCTAAACGGAAAAAAACAGGACGTCTTTTGGAATGAAAAAAAGAATCTGACTGAAATCCAGTCGCAGACTTTCCGTTTTGAATTGAAGAGTAAGCAAGTGCCTGGTAAGGTGAGTTTAAACCGGCAAACGTCGACCTTGAATGGCGAGTTGCAGTCGCGTATTGTGGCTGATTTGTTCGGCAAGGTCGTTGATGTGTTTGTGGCTCCCGGCGATCAACTGATCAAAGGTCAGAATCTGCTGGTTATTGAGTCGATGAAGACGGAATTCACGATTCAAAGTCCGGTGGATGCGGTGGTGAAGAATATTCATGTAACCAAAGGCAAAATCGTTCAGGATAAAGAAATATTAGTCGATTTGGAAGCTCGCTCCTAA
- a CDS encoding GYDIA family GHMP kinase produces MIPDVKTLKETYQAHGKLLLTAEYFVLRGAKSIALPLQYGQRMEVSAGREDGILSWKAFMQEGLWFSCELKLPDFEIVNSSDADKAAILRDTFRTIQQMNPAFRPESSLDVHTYIDFNNQWGLGSSSTLIANLAKWAKVDPFKLNETVFHGSGFDIACATAKGPIFYTRSQQPQPLELNYPFMDQLYFIYSGAKKSTRNEVKRFLNDGAVTQEQVERMNELSESFATAKTLEEFQRLIAEHEQMVSSLLGIPTVKSQYFSDFNGEVKSLGAWGGDFYLIATPMDDRDVLNYFKQKGLRVVFPWRELVLNER; encoded by the coding sequence ATGATACCGGACGTTAAAACATTGAAAGAAACCTATCAGGCACACGGCAAACTGCTGTTGACTGCTGAGTACTTTGTATTGCGTGGCGCAAAATCAATTGCCTTGCCTTTGCAGTACGGCCAGCGCATGGAGGTGAGCGCCGGCAGGGAAGATGGAATATTGAGCTGGAAGGCGTTTATGCAGGAAGGACTTTGGTTTTCCTGCGAGTTGAAGCTTCCCGATTTCGAGATTGTGAACAGTTCCGATGCGGACAAAGCTGCGATTTTGCGTGATACTTTTCGCACAATTCAGCAAATGAACCCAGCCTTTCGACCTGAAAGCTCGCTTGATGTGCACACCTACATCGACTTCAACAACCAATGGGGACTTGGAAGCAGCAGCACGCTGATTGCCAACCTGGCGAAATGGGCCAAGGTTGATCCTTTTAAATTGAATGAGACAGTCTTCCATGGCAGTGGATTCGATATTGCCTGCGCAACGGCGAAAGGGCCGATTTTCTACACCCGGAGCCAGCAGCCACAACCACTCGAGTTGAATTATCCGTTCATGGATCAGTTGTACTTCATTTATTCGGGCGCCAAGAAGAGCACCCGGAATGAAGTGAAACGCTTTCTGAATGACGGAGCGGTGACGCAGGAACAGGTTGAGCGGATGAATGAACTTTCGGAATCATTTGCGACGGCAAAAACTTTGGAAGAGTTCCAGCGATTGATTGCGGAACACGAACAGATGGTGTCGTCGTTGCTGGGAATACCGACCGTGAAGTCCCAATATTTCTCCGATTTTAACGGCGAAGTGAAATCCTTGGGTGCTTGGGGCGGCGATTTCTACCTGATTGCAA
- a CDS encoding beta/alpha barrel domain-containing protein translates to MEKDRKLEHIQMAFDSQTGFPEQDRRFIYEPLLAAHPEKDSHPFSFLGKQMRAPLWVSSMTGGTGVAKNINRNLAQACREFGLGMGLGSCRKILFDKTYWEDFDVRDLIGPDQPFWANLGVAQVEQLLAKKEEQAIVDLIGNLNADGLIVHVNPLQEWFQPEGDHLTQPPLETIQQLMSRIQVPLIVKEVGQGMGRESLRELLKLPIEAIEFAAYGGTNFSKLEMMREDEALQTLHQPFAFVGQTAEQMLKDVNSLVDESEVACRSLIISGGVKNYLDGYYLVSKSKLPAVFGMASAVLKHATGDYKDLKIYIENLLSAYRMAEAYLRVNSAYEGQ, encoded by the coding sequence ATGGAAAAAGACCGAAAACTCGAGCACATTCAGATGGCCTTCGATTCGCAGACTGGTTTTCCGGAACAGGATCGACGTTTTATATACGAGCCTTTACTGGCAGCACATCCGGAGAAAGATTCCCACCCGTTTTCATTTTTAGGAAAGCAAATGCGCGCCCCATTGTGGGTGTCGAGCATGACGGGAGGCACGGGTGTCGCCAAAAATATCAACCGAAATTTGGCTCAGGCATGTCGTGAGTTTGGTTTGGGGATGGGCCTGGGCTCGTGTCGCAAAATTCTTTTTGATAAAACCTATTGGGAAGATTTTGATGTGCGCGATTTGATCGGTCCCGATCAGCCGTTTTGGGCGAATTTGGGCGTTGCTCAGGTCGAACAGTTGCTGGCTAAAAAGGAAGAGCAGGCGATTGTCGATTTGATTGGCAACCTGAACGCAGATGGACTGATTGTGCACGTGAACCCGTTGCAGGAATGGTTTCAACCCGAGGGCGATCATCTGACACAGCCTCCGCTGGAAACGATTCAGCAGTTGATGAGCCGGATTCAGGTTCCGTTGATTGTGAAAGAAGTCGGGCAGGGCATGGGCCGCGAGAGCCTGCGCGAGTTGCTCAAACTGCCGATTGAAGCGATTGAATTTGCGGCTTACGGTGGCACCAACTTTTCGAAGCTCGAAATGATGCGTGAGGACGAAGCTTTGCAAACCCTGCATCAACCTTTTGCTTTTGTAGGCCAAACTGCCGAGCAAATGCTGAAGGATGTGAATAGCCTGGTTGACGAAAGTGAAGTCGCTTGCCGTTCGCTGATAATCTCTGGTGGTGTGAAAAACTACCTCGACGGTTATTACCTGGTGTCGAAGAGTAAATTACCTGCTGTTTTTGGCATGGCCTCGGCGGTGCTGAAACATGCCACCGGCGATTACAAGGATTTAAAGATTTATATCGAAAATTTGCTGAGTGCCTATCGAATGGCTGAAGCTTATTTGCGTGTAAACAGTGCATATGAAGGACAATAA
- a CDS encoding YceI family protein has protein sequence MTTIWTLDPAHSELTFKVKHMMISNVRGEFKSFNASIDGEDFEKAKISAVIDSSSIFTNAGDRDNHLKSADFFDVENYKELTFEGVSFKKVDDDEYKLTGLLTIKGVSKEVTFDVEFGGINKDPWGNEKAGFSLTGKINRKDWGLNWNAALETGGVLVSEEVKIAAEVQFVKQVS, from the coding sequence ATGACAACTATTTGGACATTAGACCCAGCTCACAGCGAATTGACATTCAAAGTAAAACACATGATGATCTCGAATGTAAGAGGTGAGTTCAAATCTTTCAATGCATCAATTGACGGTGAAGATTTCGAAAAAGCAAAAATCAGCGCTGTTATCGATTCATCTTCAATTTTCACAAACGCAGGCGACCGTGACAACCACTTGAAAAGCGCAGATTTCTTCGATGTAGAAAATTACAAAGAATTGACTTTTGAGGGTGTATCTTTCAAAAAAGTGGATGACGACGAATATAAATTGACAGGTTTACTGACCATCAAAGGTGTAAGCAAAGAAGTTACTTTCGATGTAGAATTTGGCGGAATCAACAAAGACCCTTGGGGTAACGAAAAAGCAGGTTTTTCTTTGACCGGAAAAATCAACCGTAAAGACTGGGGACTAAACTGGAACGCTGCACTGGAAACCGGTGGTGTACTGGTAAGCGAAGAAGTTAAAATCGCCGCAGAAGTACAGTTTGTAAAACAAGTATCGTAA
- a CDS encoding hydroxymethylglutaryl-CoA reductase, with translation MKDNKPISGFSKLSKNQKTEWLIQQLGLATDTASFLADFESKSPEAQAVIADLSENHLSNFHFPFSVAPNFLVNGQYRVLPFVTEESSVVAALGKAAGFWAKRGGFHAEILGTEKKGQLHFSWKGDPEKIKAHFNEIEKRLRADAAPITQKMEKRGGGISTIELKYLPEILPDYYQLDVAFETRDAMGANFINSCLEQFGKSLKGWLSAQNDWSEAEQRAEIIMAILSNYVPDSRVRVWVECPVEELSETNDADAARNFAEKFVQAVHISRNDVSRAVTHNKGIFNGVDALALATGNDFRAIEAGGHAFAARKGEYAGLSEAKIEDGIFTFSMELSLAVGVVGGVTALHPMAKLAMQILEHPSAEELMQYLAIAGLASNWSAVRALVTTGIQQGHMKMHLSNILNTLGATDEQKAAAKLYFEKRDVSFSDVEQYLKNDTGR, from the coding sequence ATGAAGGACAATAAACCGATATCCGGATTCTCAAAACTCAGTAAAAACCAGAAGACCGAATGGCTGATTCAGCAATTGGGACTGGCTACTGATACGGCCTCTTTTCTGGCTGATTTTGAATCGAAAAGTCCGGAGGCACAAGCAGTGATTGCTGATTTGAGCGAGAATCATCTTTCCAATTTTCATTTTCCTTTTTCGGTTGCTCCCAACTTTTTAGTGAATGGGCAATACCGTGTATTGCCTTTTGTAACCGAAGAAAGCTCGGTGGTTGCGGCTTTGGGAAAAGCTGCCGGCTTTTGGGCAAAACGCGGCGGCTTTCATGCCGAGATTTTGGGGACAGAGAAGAAAGGGCAATTGCACTTTTCTTGGAAAGGCGATCCGGAGAAAATAAAAGCGCATTTCAACGAAATTGAAAAACGATTGCGTGCAGACGCTGCCCCGATTACGCAAAAAATGGAGAAGCGTGGTGGTGGAATCAGCACAATCGAACTGAAATATTTACCCGAAATTTTACCGGATTACTACCAGCTGGATGTAGCTTTTGAAACCCGCGATGCGATGGGAGCGAATTTCATCAACTCTTGCCTGGAACAATTTGGTAAAAGTTTGAAGGGCTGGCTTTCAGCTCAAAATGATTGGTCGGAAGCAGAACAGCGAGCCGAAATCATTATGGCCATTTTGTCCAATTACGTTCCCGATAGCCGGGTGCGTGTTTGGGTAGAATGTCCTGTTGAGGAGCTTTCGGAGACGAATGATGCGGACGCAGCTCGTAATTTTGCAGAAAAGTTTGTGCAGGCGGTTCACATTTCGCGTAACGATGTTTCGCGTGCAGTGACCCACAATAAGGGAATCTTTAACGGAGTAGATGCACTGGCATTGGCTACCGGAAATGATTTTCGGGCGATTGAAGCTGGTGGACACGCGTTTGCTGCACGGAAAGGAGAATATGCAGGGCTGAGTGAGGCGAAAATTGAAGATGGGATTTTCACCTTTTCGATGGAGCTTTCGCTGGCTGTTGGTGTCGTGGGCGGAGTTACTGCCTTGCACCCGATGGCGAAGCTGGCGATGCAGATTCTGGAGCACCCGTCAGCAGAAGAATTGATGCAATACCTGGCCATTGCGGGGTTGGCGTCAAATTGGTCGGCCGTGCGCGCTCTGGTGACAACGGGCATCCAGCAGGGGCATATGAAAATGCACCTGAGCAATATTTTGAATACTTTGGGGGCTACTGATGAACAAAAAGCGGCCGCCAAACTTTATTTTGAGAAACGGGACGTCAGTTTTTCCGACGTAGAGCAATACCTGAAAAATGATACCGGACGTTAA
- a CDS encoding acyl-CoA dehydrogenase family protein, producing MNALLKKVHHEVRAKVRAFAEEKIKPVIGEFEAMEIFPMELIKSMRSLNIFGMHAPVEYGGQGSDYLSYIIAVEELARVDSSVAATVAAHNSLGIGPIMMFGTEAQKKKYLPPLCTAENLWGFGLTEENAGSDAQGVETQAVQNENGWLVNGHKKYITNAASDMVAGISFVAQTGLRPDGRKEFTTFLVSKDSPGYTREFMKQKFLWRAADNGMVYFNDLQIPADDQLGERGHGIKIMLKTIDSGRLSIAAMGLGLAQGAYEMAVAFAKKRKQFGQAISGFQSIAFKLADMATKIEAARNLLYNACWLKDNNQPFGKQAAMAKLYCAQVASDVASEAMQIFGGAGFFRNDEFPIERFFRDQRLLSIGEGTSEVLRMVISREVLKDE from the coding sequence ATGAACGCTTTACTCAAGAAAGTACACCACGAGGTGAGAGCCAAAGTTCGGGCTTTTGCCGAAGAGAAGATTAAGCCGGTTATCGGCGAATTTGAGGCTATGGAGATCTTTCCGATGGAGTTGATCAAATCGATGCGCAGTCTGAATATTTTCGGGATGCATGCACCGGTTGAATACGGCGGACAAGGAAGCGATTACTTGTCGTACATTATTGCGGTTGAAGAGCTGGCACGCGTTGACAGTTCGGTGGCTGCAACGGTGGCTGCGCACAACTCTCTGGGGATTGGACCGATTATGATGTTCGGTACCGAAGCTCAAAAGAAAAAATATTTACCACCCTTGTGCACAGCAGAAAACCTGTGGGGCTTTGGGTTAACGGAAGAAAATGCCGGTTCGGATGCGCAGGGCGTTGAAACGCAGGCTGTGCAAAACGAAAACGGCTGGTTGGTGAACGGGCATAAAAAGTACATTACGAATGCGGCATCGGATATGGTTGCCGGAATTAGTTTTGTGGCTCAAACCGGTTTGCGTCCTGATGGGCGTAAAGAATTTACCACGTTCCTGGTTTCAAAAGATTCTCCGGGTTACACCCGCGAGTTTATGAAGCAAAAGTTTCTGTGGCGCGCTGCCGATAATGGCATGGTTTATTTTAACGACTTGCAGATTCCGGCTGATGATCAGTTGGGTGAACGAGGCCATGGAATTAAAATCATGCTGAAGACCATTGATTCCGGTCGCTTGTCAATTGCGGCAATGGGACTTGGGTTGGCGCAGGGTGCTTACGAAATGGCAGTTGCATTTGCGAAAAAACGAAAGCAGTTCGGACAGGCAATTTCCGGTTTTCAGTCAATAGCTTTTAAGTTGGCCGACATGGCAACCAAGATTGAAGCAGCCCGAAATTTACTTTACAACGCTTGTTGGTTGAAAGATAACAATCAGCCATTTGGAAAACAGGCGGCCATGGCGAAATTGTATTGTGCACAGGTGGCCAGCGATGTAGCCAGCGAAGCGATGCAGATTTTCGGTGGTGCCGGATTCTTCCGCAACGACGAGTTCCCGATTGAACGTTTCTTCCGCGATCAGCGTTTGCTGTCGATTGGCGAAGGAACATCGGAGGTGTTGCGCATGGTAATTTCGCGCGAAGTATTGAAAGACGAATAG
- a CDS encoding enoyl-CoA hydratase-related protein: MKEYKTIIVQLDHDKATILLNRPKQHNALNPELISDMHEALDELARNDQVHFVVFAGEGRSFCAGADISWFANAVNREKSENWQEYLQMADLLKKIYNYPKVTIAAAHKNVLGGANGLVAACDFAVAEKSTAFAFGEVKLGIIPATILPFVAKRLSTQNLKKLMFSGERIWTAEAQTIGLVDFVAEDDRRWEVVNKLISELQQVSPNALKACKNLVLKVDSGEVNTDSSEYTAAVLAELVESEEGQEGLRAFLEKRKPDWSALKISEN; this comes from the coding sequence ATGAAGGAATATAAAACGATTATCGTACAACTAGATCACGACAAAGCGACGATCTTGTTGAATCGCCCCAAGCAGCACAATGCGTTGAACCCGGAGTTGATTTCAGACATGCATGAGGCGTTGGACGAGTTGGCGCGAAATGATCAGGTGCATTTTGTGGTTTTTGCCGGCGAAGGACGCTCGTTTTGCGCCGGAGCCGACATCAGTTGGTTTGCCAATGCTGTGAATCGCGAAAAATCGGAAAACTGGCAGGAGTATCTGCAGATGGCCGATTTACTAAAGAAAATATACAACTACCCGAAGGTGACCATTGCTGCGGCGCACAAAAATGTGTTGGGAGGTGCCAATGGTTTGGTTGCAGCCTGCGATTTTGCAGTTGCTGAAAAGTCGACCGCGTTTGCTTTTGGCGAGGTGAAGTTGGGAATCATCCCGGCAACCATTCTGCCTTTTGTAGCCAAACGTCTTTCAACCCAAAATCTGAAAAAGCTGATGTTCTCGGGTGAACGGATATGGACAGCTGAAGCGCAGACAATCGGTTTGGTTGACTTTGTTGCGGAAGACGACCGTCGTTGGGAAGTCGTGAATAAATTGATTTCCGAACTGCAACAGGTTTCTCCGAACGCATTAAAGGCTTGCAAGAATTTGGTTTTAAAAGTAGACTCGGGGGAAGTGAATACCGATAGCAGTGAATACACCGCGGCAGTGTTAGCCGAGTTAGTTGAATCGGAAGAAGGTCAGGAAGGTCTTCGGGCATTCCTTGAAAAACGAAAACCGGACTGGTCAGCATTAAAAATTAGCGAGAATTGA
- a CDS encoding carboxyl transferase domain-containing protein, protein MENIKHNYSTEEVSNGNTHEREYLAVIAEFHRRVAQVTSHGPAKAVEKHRERGKLLARERIDLLVDPRTPFVELSSFAAYGQYGDAFPSAGIVTGIGMVHGRECMIVANDATVKGGTYIRETIKKHIRAQEIAMQNQLPCIYLVDSGGIFLPEQAQVFPDRFDFGRVFFNQARLSAEGIPQIAVVMGSCTAGGAYVPAMCDETIIVRNQGTIFIGGPPLVKAATGEEVSAEDLGGGDVHTKISGVADHLADDDVHALRICRDLVSGLPRVKKREIDLEKVVEPSEPAEELYDFLSTDLKKPINVLAIAKRLVDGHSFQEFKAEYGKTLLTGFARIKGIPVGILGNQSFLTAEAARKGAHFIQLCNQRQIPLLFLQNISGFIVGKKYEHEGIARDGAKLINAVANSSVPKITLVIGGSFGAGNYAMAGRAYDPDFLLMWPHSRIAVMGGEQASGVLQTIGGSGKDNSLIEQFDEESTAYYSSSRLWDDGIFDPVDTRDLLAFLFLVTLNQPIREARYGVFRM, encoded by the coding sequence ATGGAGAATATTAAACACAATTATTCCACAGAAGAGGTATCGAACGGGAATACTCATGAGCGTGAGTACCTTGCGGTGATAGCCGAGTTTCATCGGCGCGTCGCTCAGGTGACTTCCCACGGTCCGGCAAAAGCGGTCGAGAAGCACCGGGAGCGTGGTAAATTGCTTGCTCGTGAGCGTATCGACCTGTTGGTTGACCCACGTACTCCTTTTGTTGAACTCTCATCGTTTGCTGCGTACGGGCAGTATGGCGATGCTTTTCCTTCAGCCGGAATTGTTACCGGTATTGGCATGGTGCACGGGCGCGAGTGCATGATCGTGGCCAACGATGCAACCGTGAAGGGAGGAACTTACATTCGCGAAACCATCAAAAAACATATTCGGGCACAGGAGATTGCGATGCAAAATCAGTTGCCCTGCATTTATTTGGTTGACTCGGGCGGAATCTTTTTGCCGGAACAGGCGCAGGTTTTCCCCGATCGTTTCGATTTCGGACGCGTGTTCTTTAACCAGGCTCGTTTGTCGGCTGAAGGCATTCCGCAAATTGCGGTTGTCATGGGCTCGTGTACGGCTGGTGGAGCTTATGTGCCTGCCATGTGCGACGAAACCATTATCGTGCGCAACCAGGGAACAATCTTTATTGGTGGGCCACCGTTAGTGAAAGCTGCAACGGGCGAAGAAGTTTCGGCTGAAGATCTGGGTGGTGGCGATGTGCACACAAAGATATCAGGAGTTGCTGATCATTTGGCCGACGACGATGTGCATGCTTTGCGCATTTGTCGCGATCTGGTTTCCGGTTTGCCGCGCGTGAAAAAGCGGGAGATCGATCTGGAAAAGGTGGTTGAACCATCGGAGCCTGCTGAGGAATTGTACGACTTTTTGTCGACCGACCTGAAGAAGCCAATTAATGTGTTGGCAATTGCCAAACGTTTGGTCGATGGACACAGCTTTCAGGAATTTAAAGCTGAATACGGAAAAACCTTATTGACGGGTTTTGCCCGCATTAAAGGAATTCCGGTTGGCATTTTGGGTAACCAAAGTTTCCTTACGGCAGAGGCCGCCCGCAAAGGAGCCCACTTTATTCAATTGTGCAATCAACGGCAAATACCGCTTTTGTTCCTGCAGAACATCAGTGGTTTCATTGTCGGTAAAAAATATGAACACGAAGGTATCGCCCGCGACGGAGCGAAGCTGATCAATGCGGTTGCGAACTCGTCGGTGCCTAAAATTACCCTGGTGATTGGAGGTTCCTTTGGTGCCGGTAATTATGCGATGGCCGGGCGTGCTTACGATCCCGACTTTCTGCTGATGTGGCCGCATTCGCGCATTGCCGTAATGGGTGGCGAGCAGGCGTCGGGCGTGTTGCAAACCATTGGCGGAAGCGGCAAGGACAATAGCCTGATCGAACAATTCGACGAGGAAAGTACGGCCTATTATAGCTCATCGCGGCTATGGGATGACGGAATTTTTGATCCTGTCGATACCCGCGATTTGTTGGCTTTCCTGTTCCTTGTAACCTTGAACCAGCCAATCCGGGAAGCCCGGTACGGCGTGTTCCGAATGTAA
- a CDS encoding helix-turn-helix domain-containing protein: MNETFRIFQLSPEDVEHIQASENEPHTHDYEELLLGVEGQLEHFIDFESSKMDAPFVSFVAKGKVHRVIPYLKNGKCNIWAIRFKSEFIPETTFQLYAYYHNNANIQLPADRCFQRMETICSLMLEETKASTPDYSIIRHLLSALFTMIESERKKQESDQSHLIKTQSSTFKTFLLTLEENFRRPEGVEFYAEKLFMSSRNLNIICQNIMQQSVSELIETRKLIEAKNLLTTTDKTIAEIGFELGYNEKSYFTSVFKRKAGITPSEFRKEMQQLIS; this comes from the coding sequence ATGAATGAAACTTTCAGAATATTCCAACTTTCGCCCGAAGATGTTGAACACATCCAGGCTTCGGAAAATGAACCACACACACACGATTACGAAGAGTTATTATTGGGTGTTGAAGGTCAGCTCGAACATTTCATCGATTTTGAATCGTCCAAAATGGACGCCCCTTTTGTGAGCTTCGTCGCTAAAGGCAAAGTGCACCGGGTAATCCCGTACCTGAAAAATGGGAAGTGCAACATTTGGGCAATTCGTTTTAAAAGCGAGTTTATTCCCGAGACCACTTTCCAACTTTATGCCTATTATCACAATAACGCCAATATACAATTACCAGCCGACCGTTGTTTTCAACGAATGGAAACGATTTGTAGTTTAATGCTGGAAGAAACCAAAGCGTCAACTCCGGACTATTCCATTATTCGACATTTATTGAGTGCGTTATTTACAATGATAGAATCAGAACGTAAAAAACAAGAATCAGATCAGTCACACTTAATTAAAACACAAAGCTCGACCTTTAAAACCTTCCTGTTAACATTGGAGGAAAATTTCAGGCGACCGGAAGGTGTGGAGTTCTATGCCGAGAAATTATTTATGAGCAGCCGAAACCTCAACATCATCTGCCAAAACATAATGCAGCAAAGCGTCTCTGAACTTATTGAAACCCGGAAATTGATTGAAGCTAAAAACCTGCTCACCACCACCGACAAAACCATTGCCGAAATTGGCTTTGAGCTGGGATACAACGAGAAATCCTACTTTACGAGCGTTTTCAAACGTAAAGCCGGCATAACTCCGAGCGAGTTTCGAAAAGAGATGCAACAGCTGATTTCCTGA